ACATGGATTTTGGTGCCACCTCTGTTGCAAGGTtactttttcccttttttccgGTAAGCTATTTATTCCCATATTCATTAGGGGGCCTGAGGGCCTTTCCACTATACAATGGGATGTGGCTGTCCCCTTCTCTAATGCCTCTGGCAATTTTTCTTCCACTCTATCTTGGTGAATCTTCTCCAAGTAAATTAATtgtaagatttttttaaaaagtgaaaGAGAGCACCAAATAGTTGTAGTTGTTTTACTGTGATCCATCTTGCTTTGTTGGTATAAGGGTTGAATAACAAGGTCTGCTTTTTCAAATACATTTTTATCACTTAAAATTGTGTTCAACATCTCTTGTTTTCACGGCATATTCTAGGGCATTGGTATCGAGGATTTTTCCTCACCTGATTTGTCAGTTCTGTACAAGTTCAAGTTTTTGTTTCTATCCTAGTCATTAATCTagttatgttattttgtttttataatGCAGATGGACGCAAAGTTGCCAGTTGATATCTTTGAAAATGTTATGCAACTTGCTATTGAAGGCTGCAAGGCAATAGCGACATACATTGGTGAAGTATGGACATCTTTCTTTTTTTGCTTCTGGTTTATTTTAGACATCAGCCTAAAGAACTCTAAACATTGATGCATTTTATGTTTACTTGTTCAATTTAAGGAAGCATATCTTgtttgtataaaaaatataatgataGCTTTAtcagatttttattttatttatgcttcacttctatttttatttttatttatttatttgtttttgggTTTCCTTGGCAGGTGTTGCTGGAGAATACCAAGCAACTGGAATACCGAAAAGGCTTATAGTTTATTGTTAGGTTAAGAATTCAAAACCTCATGCTTATACTTGACAATATCCACAGCCCAGGCTGACAATTTCTACATTGCTGGATTACAGATTTTCAGACATGTTATAACCAAGAAAACTAACCCATGGATTGGCATGTCTTTTTAAGCCCTGCATTTCCTGGTGGAGTGGGTGGCCAGCATGTCTCGCTTTCATTTTGCAATGTTTAATTCATATCTTTAATCATTTGTGTTTGCAGCAGCAAATGTTAAACTCATGATGAAGTGGTTATGCAGAATTTTCTAATTTTCCAGAAAGTGCGCTCTAGATTGTTTTTTGAATTGGATTGGTCTTTTCCCAATGGTTTGGAGTTTAGATGAAAGCGAGTTTGAGACGAGCTACCCTCGGCTACATTTTTTGCAATGGGCCCATATCTACAGTTCCGGCTGACAGAGTTGGAACCTTGCTCTGGTAAGGGGGCTTGGATCTTGATTTAAATGGTAGATAATTGGGTTCGTTTCCAGTTGAATATCAGTAAAGCTTAACTTCATTAGATGTTCTTTTTCTTTCGatacatatttttttacttGTAATATAAATTCATCATTTTAAATACAATACACTTGGAAAAGAAAGTTATATTTTGGTTCGATATAACGATTCCATGTGCTGGAGGAAACATAAAAAGAAAGGGTATTCCAACATAATAGTTGCATTCAGAAACCTCTCTGAAAATCCAAGCCTTCGCTACAGAAACTGGAAGGCACAACTGAGAGCTCCAAACGCCCTGTCCATTCCTCTCCTGGCTTCAAGGTGATGGGCTTTTCAATTGCTGCTCCATCAACGCATACCATATGTTTATACTCATCGCCAAAATCCACTGTTGCTCTAGATTTCTTCTCCCATGGATTCCATACCACTGTTTACATGGATAGACAAGAAAAGACCAAAATGTTACGCAGCTTTCAACTCTTCACCAAGATATGTGCATGTCGGGGCTTTTCTAGTAGGCTTTGTGCACAATTATATTCAAAAATGCAAATGGTGGCTTACCAACATCTGGTAGTCCTTCCTTTCGTATGACGAACGTCCGTTTCCTTTCATGATCAAGTACTGCAACTATATTAGGACAACTAAGATAAACTCGATCCACCTGCCAGAATCATTTGataatgtaaatttatttaGCATTTGCTCTTGTATTAATTGTAACATAAAGTTTCCAATACAGAGATTTTTAAACAGCTTCGGCTGCCTCATCACTTGCAAGGCACTCGATGCTAATTCTTTAACATGGCTGGCCGCAGTCAAACTAAAACCAGAATTTACCTCAGATTCAAAGGTTATGGCATCTCCTTGTTCTGTAAATCTTTCCCTGTTGCAAAGGTTGTCTAGGTAGTCGAGCGTTTCCAATCCTTCTATTCTCACTTCACTGAGGTTATAATTGACACCCATGTAAGTCCAAATATGTATATCTTTAACAGGAAGGACTAATCATTACAACAACAAACAAGGGTAACATTTTGATAGGACTCAGAACTTTTGGAGGGACATTTGCTAAGAAATGTCCTTTCTGACTTTGTACAAATAGGCTCCACAAGGCACATTTAAAATGTTTTCTTCAGCTGTAACGTTACCATCCATTGACTAGCAAGATTttgtttttagaaaataaaatccgTAATTTGTCATATGCTTGACAGCCTAATTATCCTTTTCGGGTATTGTTTCAAGTTCACGGGAATAATACATACCTTATATCAGAGACTGATAAATACGTGTGATATGCAAAGGAGAAACTAAATGGTTTGCCATTAACATTCCGAACTCTTGATATTAATGCCAAATCTCCAGTTGTTGCTAGTAAGACCCTTAGACGAAACTCAAAACTgaaatagagaagaaaaagTTTGGTTAGGAACGCATATCACAGTTTATATAGGCATATGTGTGTACATGATCAATGAAGATTTCTGCAGTGTCTTCAACCTATGATACTACTCCAAACAAATTATATGGTCCAGCACTAAGCtacaaaaaaatacaaaattttgaacttttaagTGGGCAAATTCAATCAGCCTTACAGAATGATGAAATAcctagtaattttttattcatgcaGCATACAAGAACAACTTTTGTTTGAATTTACACCCTTCAAGCTCATACCTATGGGGCCAGCACTTCAGGTCTTCTTCATTCGGTTTAAGCAGTAGGTCAATGAAGGATTTTCCCTGGGACTCGTTGGACTGCAAAGGCGGAGGATTGCTGTCAACTGTCCAAATCTTGTTCCTAGCAAAACCATGCTGCTCAAGTGATCCGCAGTTCCCAAACTTCACATACATTCATTAACAGTAAGCAAGATATGTCAAAGAAGTAATGTTCAATGCATGATTCAAACGAGATTGATCGAAATAGTACCTGAGGGAAACAAATATTGATCCCTCCCCTCATTGCTTTTGATGGCTTAGCCTACAATCAATGAATTATTACAAAAGTGAATCAGCCTTAGAAATCCAGCGAGTAAAATTTTACTCATGAAGACCTAATCCAGGATACCCTGTTCAGAAACTAAGATTTAAAAGCCAACTAATCCTATCAAAACACCACCCTACAAAAGCTTATATTTTCTCCATGTGTCGTCATCTTGGAGATAGGCTTTGTTCGGCAACAAGTTTTGAGAGTTGTATTTAGTCAAACCACTGGTATTCAGTGGTTGAGGGATGAGAGAGTGATTATGGAAAGCTATACAACTGTTAGTATTCGGAAATTGACCATAGACTAAAATACATGTCAGAAGTGAGAACAAAATCATTATCTTTCAAGAAGATTCTGAGTTGGGATACAATTTGATAGGAACGGACACATATGCTGAATATCATTTTCGTCAATAATGGCCTTAAACCAAAATCAAGCCATTTAAAACGTCACTggacaaagcacaaatctagaAAATTTCAGAGAAAAACACACCTTGCTACTAGTAAATAGTAGTTCTTTCCCTTGTTCATTCCTCCATGAAACTACTTGTCCTCCATGCAGGCTTACCTATAATAATAAACCCCGAAattacaaaaacataaccataaactctAGATTTCCCATTTTGCATcaataacaagtaattattaataaattcactgctttaaaaaaataataataaatgaagaGAATCTCACCCGGGCAGAAGCTCCTTGTGGATTTCGAAGTACGACCTGTTCAATACTATTCCAGTCCTTTGTAATCTCAATGGCTGCCCTGTGATCACAGAGAGCTGCAGAATGCCCCATTTTGAAGAACAAAGCTTGCTTTCTCTAATATTCTAATTCCCCTAAGCAATCTAAAAACGACCCAAGTGAACTCCCAAGGGACAAAATCTCAGAACATGTCCTGTGATTCTGGGTAGTTCACAGCACAATCCCTGAGCTCTAACTTCGACCTAGAGAACTGTAACCGATCCGAATCAAACTCAACCCTCAGGTAGTATAATATGAAGAGAATTTGCTATTAAAGGAAAGACATGAAGCTCAAAGAAAGAGACCCAGAAAGTGAAACATTTGGCAACTGCACAGGCCACACCTATCTACAATTGCATTTACATCCAAAAAAGAGGTAATCAGAAGATAAGACCTTTGATGAAATCATAACTTTTATGAAATATCCTCTCTTCTAAGTTTCAAACCTTTTGCtataaatggaaagaaaaacaaaagaaatccAAATCTCAACTACAGGATCCAAAATATCACAATCCAAAAGGGAGCTATTTTCAAGTATATCTCTAGTTACTGTTAACTAGTACACAAGTGAAATTATGGCAATACCCACTTGTTAACATCGAAACCCAGAAAGGCAAACGCAATAAAGGTGATAACTTTCACACACATGAAATCCTTTCAAGGCTTTCCCAATTGAACCATAGAGATTCCCAAGGAATTTACAACTTGAAACGAAATACATGGGTTGCAAAAAACGAAAATGTAAAAGGAAataaaggacactttggactgAAATCCATTAATAGACAAGGCATTGAGAAGCGAAGGAGGCAAGgctggagaagaagaagagcatAATAAAGGAGCACGTGGAGTGGTGGAGTTACGAGAAGTACACGTACTCGGGACAAAGGGTCAAAATTAAAACGGAATTTTGAGATTAAGACCTATTCATTAAATTCATTCTAATGGGCCTGTCCATCTGGTCCATGAACCATCTAGCGAATTTTTTGACATGACTGAGAGcttcaaaagaaaaaattagCAATTTCTAATATTGACTGCAACTAAACCAGAAGAGTTAGAGTGGGTGACTGGAGAGTGAAGACCAAGGACTTCTCCCTCGTCTTGCACGTTGGATTGCCAACTACTCATCTGATAGTTATCCATTctctgaaaatttaattttaaatttccacAAAAAAATTCTTCATCTTAATTTAATAAGTTTTCATGATTGGTATGGTTGATTTAAGTTAGGTATTCAGtaaaatagattttaaaataattaaaatcccAATCAAtccaaatgataataataataataaaattaaaccaGCCAATTTAAAACCGAATAAGTTAAATTTTACATcagaaaaaaaatatgtaattcaaaataatatagtattgatattatatttatttatttaaaacaaaatCATATAAGTGGTTTTGGCAGTTCTGGTTTGATGAGTTTGATTGATTTTCAATCATGCACTCTTATCCGAAGTCTAATCTCTGTACGCAAGCTTTTATATAAAGACCTCATTTTTTaggagatttaaatattaactttatatttttcatttaactgtctattaaaattgaaaatactGATAGGATTGAATGAAATTTAgtaatttttctataaatttgggtattaaaaaagaaatacaaaTGCTCTACATCAAACACAAACTCTGATATTAAGAAACTGAATCAATTTGCATCCTAAAACAAATTAAGGAAGGAACAACTAGACAAAGGCAGGTGGGCTTCGACAATGTGGGGGCCGCAATATGTGCAGCTCCCTCAAACCAAGCCAAGCCAAGCCCTTCCCACGTTGACGGCCATGATCCACCCTATGGAGCTCATTTTCGTTTGCCTCTTCGTTGCATGGTAAGGTTCGGTTGGGTTGATGGATTGCTTACAATTTTTAATACAATCTATCAGAGACGACGAAatggatttatttattttcaaacatGAATTGATTAGGTTTATTTACAATCCGAACTTGTCATCTTACTTTACTCGACGATCTTTGTGATTAACCAATATACTTCAGTAATCAGTGAGCATACATATTCTTAAGTCTCACAcatttatcataaaaattaaaatgtctaCATCAGTAAAAACCGCAGACATATGCATATTAAAAGTTTCAACACCTTCCCCAGACCAGATCTCTGGTTCTCTTCAATTTACATTACCTTTCAGTCACCATTACAGCACATGCAGAGTTCTGCCATGAGAAAACTAACAAGTGGATTAAAAGTCTAAGAGATGGATTCCAATCCCACTGCTGGCCGTTAGAAGTAATTTTGGGCTTGTAATATGCCAAAACTACATGGTTGCCTGTAATTTTAAGATTAAAACGAAACTATAGACAATAACTATTCTCTAAGATTAGCCTGCAGCCACTGCATCGGTTCTTGGACTTGCACCCAGGAGTTGATGCAGCTTGGCCCTCGGGTTTGAGCTTCTCTCATACAGCTCCTCATCTTCCCCTTTGCTTCTATCAACAGAGGTAGAATTACTAACTCTTGACAATAGGTTCTCCGTACTAACAGCTGAGGCACTCTGCTTCTCACTGCCGTTTAAAATAACCTCTTGCTTACGTCCTAACTGTGAATTCTTGAGCTTCTCCTGTACATTGAACCCCTTCAATTATTAACAAAAATCACGAACTAGGGGGAAAAGAAAAGTAGTATAAATTCATAGGGTAAATTTTGGCAGAAAGATTATAAGAGCACACCAGCAATGCCGCATTTTCCAGCCTTAGTTTCTCAgatttctcaatcaattgattCATTTCTGATTTAAGTGCCAAATTCTCAGAGGTCAAGGATTCGACTTTACGAGCAAGTTCTTCACTCTCAGCCTACATGaggaaataaaaatgaatagttTAGGACCATCAATTAATAAACGAGGTTCAAACTGACAGCAGTTTTGTATTTCTCTACCTGTTTCCTCAATCTTGACCGTCTAGCAGATTCTCGATTTGATTGTTTCCTCCTCTCCCGTTTCAGCTCCCGCTCATTCTAAGTAAACCGCCAGAGGTCACAAGTAAGAACATGCTTGAAACAATGCATGCGctatttctaaatataaatgGGTACTCAAAGCAGCGTGAAATTAATAGCTAGACAATAGATATACAGGAGAGAACAGAAGAAATATTTTTGGGAAAAGATATGCCATCAGCACACAATACCTGTATCCAGGCTTCAGAAGGCAGAACTTGACAAGGTTGTGGAATGTTAGCTGCATTGGCCTTAGCAGCATCCATAGGAGGGTTTCTGAGCTCCAATGCTGTGCTCATGCCAGAAGAAACTACAGCTCCCAAAGATTTTCCTGAAGCACTAGCAGAAGCGGCAGCAGCAACCAATACCTTATCAGGAGATCCACCCACCTTCCCAGTAGGAACGGA
The Manihot esculenta cultivar AM560-2 chromosome 1, M.esculenta_v8, whole genome shotgun sequence genome window above contains:
- the LOC110614836 gene encoding putative glucose-6-phosphate 1-epimerase, with amino-acid sequence MGHSAALCDHRAAIEITKDWNSIEQVVLRNPQGASARVSLHGGQVVSWRNEQGKELLFTSSKAKPSKAMRGGINICFPQFGNCGSLEQHGFARNKIWTVDSNPPPLQSNESQGKSFIDLLLKPNEEDLKCWPHSFEFRLRVLLATTGDLALISRVRNVNGKPFSFSFAYHTYLSVSDISEVRIEGLETLDYLDNLCNRERFTEQGDAITFESEVDRVYLSCPNIVAVLDHERKRTFVIRKEGLPDVVVWNPWEKKSRATVDFGDEYKHMVCVDGAAIEKPITLKPGEEWTGRLELSVVPSSFCSEGLDFQRGF
- the LOC110614813 gene encoding common plant regulatory factor 1 isoform X1 codes for the protein MGNNEDGKSSKPEKSSSPVPVDQTNFHVYPDWAAMQAYYGPRVALPPYYNSAIASGHAPHPYMWGPPQPIMPPYGAPYAAVYSHGGVYAHPAVPIGSHPHVPGVPSAPAAATPVSVETPTKSTGNTDQGLMKKLKRFDGLAMSIGNASSNTESAEGGDHRLSQSVETEGSSDGSDGNTAGGRKRSCEGKPTIAVGEMRTETQARSVPTGKVGGSPDKVLVAAAASASASGKSLGAVVSSGMSTALELRNPPMDAAKANAANIPQPCQVLPSEAWIQNERELKRERRKQSNRESARRSRLRKQAESEELARKVESLTSENLALKSEMNQLIEKSEKLRLENAALLEKLKNSQLGRKQEVILNGSEKQSASAVSTENLLSRVSNSTSVDRSKGEDEELYERSSNPRAKLHQLLGASPRTDAVAAG
- the LOC110614813 gene encoding common plant regulatory factor 1 isoform X3 — its product is MGNNEDGKSSKPEKSSSPVPVAYYGPRVALPPYYNSAIASGHAPHPYMWGPPQPIMPPYGAPYAAVYSHGGVYAHPAVPIGSHPHVPGVPSAPAAATPVSVETPTKSTGNTDQGLMKKLKRFDGLAMSIGNASSNTESAEGGDHRLSQSVETEGSSDGSDGNTAGGRKRSCEGKPTIAVGEMRTETQARSVPTGKVGGSPDKVLVAAAASASASGKSLGAVVSSGMSTALELRNPPMDAAKANAANIPQPCQVLPSEAWIQNERELKRERRKQSNRESARRSRLRKQAESEELARKVESLTSENLALKSEMNQLIEKSEKLRLENAALLEKLKNSQLGRKQEVILNGSEKQSASAVSTENLLSRVSNSTSVDRSKGEDEELYERSSNPRAKLHQLLGASPRTDAVAAG
- the LOC110614813 gene encoding common plant regulatory factor 1 isoform X2, whose protein sequence is MGNNEDGKSSKPEKSSSPVPVDQTNFHVYPDWAAMQAYYGPRVALPPYYNSAIASGHAPHPYMWGPPQPIMPPYGAPYAAVYSHGGVYAHPAVPIGSHPHVPGVPSAPAAATPVSVETPTKSTGNTDQGLMKKLKRFDGLAMSIGNASSNTESAEGGDHRLSQSVETEGSSDGSDGNTAGGRKRSCEGKPTIVGEMRTETQARSVPTGKVGGSPDKVLVAAAASASASGKSLGAVVSSGMSTALELRNPPMDAAKANAANIPQPCQVLPSEAWIQNERELKRERRKQSNRESARRSRLRKQAESEELARKVESLTSENLALKSEMNQLIEKSEKLRLENAALLEKLKNSQLGRKQEVILNGSEKQSASAVSTENLLSRVSNSTSVDRSKGEDEELYERSSNPRAKLHQLLGASPRTDAVAAG